One window of Eriocheir sinensis breed Jianghai 21 unplaced genomic scaffold, ASM2467909v1 Scaffold83, whole genome shotgun sequence genomic DNA carries:
- the LOC126994604 gene encoding uncharacterized protein LOC126994604 → MSCCHFKPPQPPDPGISDTSVDAPGELRRPAGALRKTLTKRIELEMLLEDIQKLENDKRVTTSPDLQAEIIREAKITRGHQRSSLLTPEFRTAAQELKSNDRIVILRADKSSIFVILDKDVFLNKMATILTDTTKFSRITRNPTNDIKTKLNRIIRQTNNNSSTKLPLIEGDHRLGYAYGNVKTHKEGHPLRPIISQTPSVTYKLAKHLNELITPFTPASFSLKSTTEFLDLLKTTRPSNIMASMDVESLFTNVPVDETIDLICQRIYHLEDEEPLNIPEASLRLLLQACTKEVPFYGPDGKVYVQ, encoded by the exons ATGTCTTGCTGCCACTTCAAGCCGCCCCAACCCCCGGACCCCGGGATCTCCGACACCTCCGTGGACGCTCCGGGGGAGCTgaggcgccctgccggagccctga GAAAAACGCTCACCAAGCGCATAGAACTGGAAATGCTGCTCGAAGACATTCAAAAGCTCGAGAACGACAAGAGGGTAACAACATCACCTGACCTACAAGCCGAAATCATCCGAGAAGCAAAGATAACAAGAGGACACCAGCGCAGCTCCCTCCTCACACCTGAGTTTCGAACTGCTGCCCAAGAACTGAAGAGCAACGATCGCATTGTCATCCTCAGGGCCGATAAGTCATCTATCTTTGTCATTCTTGACAAAGATGTCTTCTTGAATAAGATGGCAACCATCCTGACCGACACCACAAAATTCAGCAGAATCACAAGAAACCCAACGAACGATATCAAGACAAAGTTGAACCGTATCATCCGCCagactaacaacaacagcagtacgaAGCTCCCCCTCATCGAAGGCGACCACAGACTGGGTTACGCTTATGGCAACGTCAAGACCCACAAGGAAGGCCACCCCCTACGTCCCATTATCAGCCAGACACCATCAGTTACTTACAAACTCGCCAAGCACCTCAACGAACTCATCACACCATTCACACCAGCCTCCTTCAGTTTGAAGTCCACAACAGAGTTCCTCGATCTCCTGAAGACTACCCGTCCCTCCAACATCATGGCATCCATGGACGTTGAATCACTCTTCACCAACGTACCGGTCGACGAAACCATAGATCTCATCTGTCAACGCATCTACCACTTAGAAGACGAGGAGCCACTCAACATTCCCGAAGCCTCGCTACGCCTCCTTCTACAAGCATGTACTAAAGAAGTACCATTTTACGGACCCGACGGCAAGGTGTACGTGCAGTGA